A single window of Gossypium arboreum isolate Shixiya-1 chromosome 13, ASM2569848v2, whole genome shotgun sequence DNA harbors:
- the LOC108457629 gene encoding uncharacterized protein LOC108457629 isoform X1: MNILRNAIKLHVSVRTVKPTHVLPSFLSEPPKRFSTEPDQQQQQPLPDASINQFLDSASKGFVYGKLFGITKYTMKSDIISLLEGCNLTPDDIKVSYSRSLFPVAMMLRFPSPSAFSNAARTIRRFDRLYRLDRVDTSEWDIVMPYNGKTVVLQGLPRSAALEDVERFLSGCEYDSSSIQTVTFTRPGFTNLVRLTTVQFPSHIEAMNACISKNRKICLNNQISVRVLY; encoded by the exons ATGAATATCCTCCGAAACGCAATCAAATTGCACGTTTCGGTTCGAACGGTCAAGCCGACCCACGTCTTACCTTCATTCCTTAGCGAACCGCCGAAACGGTTCTCCACCGAACCGGATCAACAGCAACAACAGCCGCTACCCGACGCCTCCATCAATCAATTTCTGGATTCAGCTAGCAAAG GTTTTGTTTATGGGAAACTCTTTGGAATCACAAAGTATACAATGAAGAGCGATATAATCAGCTTGCTTGAAGGGTGTAATCTAACGCCTGATGACATTAAAGTCAGCTACAGCCGCAGCCTTTTCCCTGTTGCGAT GATGTTGCGGTTCCCGTCACCTTCTGCATTTAGTAATGCAGCAAGGACAATTAGGAGGTTTGATCGGCTATACCGGTTGGATAGg GTTGATACTTCTGAATGGGATATAGTTATGCCATACAATGGGAAAACT GTAGTACTGCAAGGACTTCCCCGAAGTGCGGCTTTAGAGGATGTTGAGCGTTTCCTTTCTGGTTGTGAGTATGACTCATCCTCAATCCAGACGGTTACATTTACGAGACCTGGATTCACCAACCTTGTCAGATTAACAACTGTGCAATTCCCCTCTCATATCGAAGCAATGAACGCATGCATTAGCAAAAACAGAAAAATCTGTCTCAATAATCAAATCTCTGTCCGAGTTCTTTATTAA
- the LOC108457629 gene encoding uncharacterized protein LOC108457629 isoform X2, with amino-acid sequence MNILRNAIKLHVSVRTVKPTHVLPSFLSEPPKRFSTEPDQQQQQPLPDASINQFLDSASKGFVYGKLFGITKYTMKSDIISLLEGCNLTPDDIKVSYSRSLFPVAMMLRFPSPSAFSNAARTIRRFDRLYRLDRVVLQGLPRSAALEDVERFLSGCEYDSSSIQTVTFTRPGFTNLVRLTTVQFPSHIEAMNACISKNRKICLNNQISVRVLY; translated from the exons ATGAATATCCTCCGAAACGCAATCAAATTGCACGTTTCGGTTCGAACGGTCAAGCCGACCCACGTCTTACCTTCATTCCTTAGCGAACCGCCGAAACGGTTCTCCACCGAACCGGATCAACAGCAACAACAGCCGCTACCCGACGCCTCCATCAATCAATTTCTGGATTCAGCTAGCAAAG GTTTTGTTTATGGGAAACTCTTTGGAATCACAAAGTATACAATGAAGAGCGATATAATCAGCTTGCTTGAAGGGTGTAATCTAACGCCTGATGACATTAAAGTCAGCTACAGCCGCAGCCTTTTCCCTGTTGCGAT GATGTTGCGGTTCCCGTCACCTTCTGCATTTAGTAATGCAGCAAGGACAATTAGGAGGTTTGATCGGCTATACCGGTTGGATAGg GTAGTACTGCAAGGACTTCCCCGAAGTGCGGCTTTAGAGGATGTTGAGCGTTTCCTTTCTGGTTGTGAGTATGACTCATCCTCAATCCAGACGGTTACATTTACGAGACCTGGATTCACCAACCTTGTCAGATTAACAACTGTGCAATTCCCCTCTCATATCGAAGCAATGAACGCATGCATTAGCAAAAACAGAAAAATCTGTCTCAATAATCAAATCTCTGTCCGAGTTCTTTATTAA
- the LOC108457628 gene encoding pentatricopeptide repeat-containing protein At2g37320: MNILFFKSIIQRNSWFTLKSVVFFLSQSSPFSSYKLKLNPPSNKLNRALRIKDIFISSKSTHFTSRQNHLRLIQDFLETDSDQFTAQNCFNDLGFSDSPTENLPVFFNEILKPPCTNKENSKFNPIVLSNALSSCGSKHNLCGGIQYHCLAIKTGVFSNVYVGSSLVAFYGKSGELEKAYKAFEEMPVKNVVSWTTIIAGFAQGWQIDMCLELYNMMKNSTLKPNDFTLTSLLRACTGSGALGQGRSAHCQVIQMGFDSYIYICNALISMYCKCGSIEDAIFIFEKMAGNKDIVSWNSMIAGYAQHGFAMEAVELYGKMKDEKIKLDAITFLGVLSSYRHAGLVEQGCACFDSMIIHGVKPAMDHYSCVVDLLGRAGLLQEALDFILKMPIRPNAVIWGSLLSSCRLHGNIWIGIKAAESRLLLEPECAATHVQLASLYASAKRWDEAARVRKVMKDRGLKTITGYSWIEIKNELYRFRAEDKSNTKVKGILGVLSCLVDHMKILGYVLEMPEEDIDDTFF; this comes from the coding sequence ATGAATATACTTTTCTTCAAATCAATTATCCAAAGGAACTCTTGGTTCACTTTGAAGTCTGTcgtcttctttctttctcaatccAGTCCATTCTCCTCTTACAAACTAAAACTGAATCCTCCAAGCAACAAACTAAACAGAGCATTGAGAATCAAGGACATTTTCATATCCTCGAAATCAACCCATTTCACTTCCCGCCAAAACCATCTTCGTCTCATCCAAGATTTTTTAGAAACTGACTCAGATCAATTTACTGCCCAAAATTGCTTCAACGATTTGGGTTTTTCAGATTCCCCAACAGAAAATCTCCCAGTTTTCTTCAATGAAATTCTAAAGCCTCCTTGTACAAATAAAGAGAATTCCAAATTTAATCCAATTGTGTTGTCAAATGCTTTAAGTTCATGCGGGTCAAAACATAACCTTTGCGGTGGAATTCAGTATCATTGCTTAGCAATAAAAACTGGGGTTTTCAGCAACGTTTACGTAGGAAGTTCTTTGGTTGCTTTCTATGGAAAATCCGGGGAGTTGGAGAAGGCTTATAAGGCGTTCGAAGAAATGCCCGTGAAAAATGTAGTTTCATGGACTACTATTATTGCTGGATTCGCACAAGGATGGCAAATTGATATGTGCTTGGAGCTATATAATATGATGAAGAATTCAACTTTAAAACCAAATGATTTCACGTTGACAAGTCTTTTGAGAGCTTGTACGGGTAGTGGAGCTCTGGGGCAAGGGAGAAGTGCTCATTGTCAAGTCATTCAAATGGGTTTTGATTCCTATATTTATATTTGCAATGCTCTTATTTCTATGTATTGTAAATGTGGGAGCATTGAAGATGCAATATTTATATTCGAGAAGATGGCTGGTAATAAAGATATTGTGTCTTGGAATTCAATGATCGCAGGGTATGCTCAACATGGTTTTGCAATGGAAGCTGTTGAACTTTATGGAAAGATGAAAGATGAGAAAATAAAGCTGGATGCTATCACATTTCTTGGAGTGCTCTCTTCTTACCGTCATGCCGGTCTTGTCGAACAAGGGTGTGCTTGTTTTGATTCAATGATTATACACGGTGTCAAGCCCGCAATGGATCATTATTCATGTGTTGTGGATCTTCTCGGCCGAGCTGGATTATTACAAGAGGCTCTAGATTTTATTCTAAAGATGCCTATTCGTCCCAATGCTGTTATATGGGGTTCTTTGCTTTCTTCTTGCAGGCTTCATGGGAACATTTGGATTGGGATAAAGGCCGCCGAGAGCAGGCTATTATTAGAACCCGAGTGTGCAGCAACCCATGTTCAGTTGGCAAGTTTATATGCTAGCGCAAAGCGGTGGGATGAGGCGGCTAGAGTGCGTAAAGTGATGAAAGATAGGGGACTCAAAACGATTACCGGGTATAGCTGGATTGAAATTAAGAATGAACTTTATAGGTTTAGAGCAGAAGATAAATCGAATACTAAGGTGAAGGGGATTCTTGGTGTTTTGAGTTGCTTGGTAGACCatatgaaaattttaggttaCGTGCTGGAAATGCCCGAGGAAGATATTGATGATACTTTCTTTTGA